A DNA window from Pithys albifrons albifrons isolate INPA30051 chromosome 7, PitAlb_v1, whole genome shotgun sequence contains the following coding sequences:
- the LOC139674315 gene encoding olfactory receptor 14J1-like has protein sequence MSNSSSISQFLLLPLADTRQLQLLHLWLFLGISLAALLGNGLIISAVACDHHLHTPMHFFLLNLSLTDLGCICTIVPKAMHNSLWDTTTISYTGCAAQVFFFVFFISAEFSLLTIMCYDRYVAICKPLHYGTLLGSRACAHMAAAAWASGFLNALLQTANTFSLPLCQGNALGQFFCEIPQILKLSCSHSYFREIGLLLLSACLTSGCFIFMVFSYVQIFRAVLRIPSEQGRHKAFSTCLPHLAVVSLFISTAVFSYLKPLSISSPSLDVVVAVLYSVVPPVLNPLIYSLRNQELKDALRKMVTGCFSGPINRLVFSAQHSLCNAL, from the coding sequence atgtccaacagcagctccatcagccagttcctcctcctgccattggcagacacgcggcagctgcagctcctgcacttgtggctcttcctgggcatctccctggctgccctcctgggcaacggcctcatcatcagcgccgtagcctgcgaccaccacctgcacacccccatgcacttcttcctgctcaacctgtccctcacagacctgggctgcatctgcaccattgtccccaaagccatgcacaactccctctgggacaccacaaccatctcctacacaggatgtgctgcacaggtctttttctttgtcttcttcatttcagcagagttttccctcctcaccatcatgtgctatgaccgctacgttgccatctgcaaacccctgcactacgggaccctcctgggcagcagagcttgtgcccacatggcagcagctgcctgggccagtggctttctcaatgctctgctgcagacagccaatacattttccctgcccctgtgccagggcaatgctctgggccagttcttctgtgaaatcccacagatcctcaagctctcctgctcacactcctactTCAGGGAAATTGGGCTCCTTCTGCTTAGTGCCTGTCTAACAtctggttgtttcattttcatggttttctcctatgtgcagatcttcagggctgtgctgaggatcccctctgagcagggacggcacaaagccttttccacgtgcctccctcacctggccgtggtctccctctttatcagcactgctgtgttttcctacctgaagccactctccatctcctccccttcTCTGGACGTGGTGGTGGCAGTTCTATACTCAGTGGTTCCTCCAgtactgaaccccctcatctacagcctgaggaatcAGGAACTCAAGGATGCCCTGAGGAAAATGgtgactggatgcttttcaggaCCAATAAACCGCCTGGTTTTTTCAGCTCAACACTCATTGTGTAATGCCTTGTAA